A region of Nocardioides sp. JS614 DNA encodes the following proteins:
- a CDS encoding NAD-dependent succinate-semialdehyde dehydrogenase: MAELLMPWAAGREVNARDRTGTNLVNGNRTFAVEDPATLELIAEVADHGETEARAAVDRAHEAFAGWSGTSPRQRSDVLRRAYELMLRDEGRLSALIARENGKSLADAASEVVYAAEFFRWYAEEVVRTEGSYGEAPAGGVRTIVHHKPVGVAALVIPWNFPAAMATRKIAPALAAGCTVVLKPAAETPLTAIAIADLLAEAGLPAGVVELVTTTHAGAVVTAWLEDDRVRKVSFTGSTGIGRLLLHQAADRVVNTSMELGGNAAFIVTEDADLVDAVAGAMIAKFRNGGQACTAANRIYVHRDVADAFVALVGAQVEKLSVGAANDGNMIGPLISAAAVSRVGAAVDRAIEEGARVAARAQLPDAPGYFYPPTVLTDVPSTSSILAEEIFGPVAPIATWDDEQELLRQVNGTEYGLAAYVYTGHLERGLRLGERIEAGMVGINRGIVSDPSAPFGGVKQSGLGREGAREGLREFQETQYLSISWDD; this comes from the coding sequence ATGGCCGAGCTCCTGATGCCCTGGGCTGCTGGGCGGGAGGTCAACGCGCGTGACCGGACCGGTACCAACCTCGTGAACGGCAATCGCACGTTCGCAGTGGAGGACCCCGCCACTCTCGAGCTCATCGCAGAGGTGGCCGACCACGGCGAGACCGAGGCGCGGGCCGCGGTCGATCGTGCGCACGAGGCCTTCGCGGGGTGGTCAGGCACCTCTCCGCGGCAGCGTTCCGATGTGCTCCGACGCGCCTATGAGCTGATGCTGCGCGACGAGGGACGGCTGAGCGCTCTGATAGCTCGCGAGAACGGCAAGTCGCTGGCCGACGCAGCGTCCGAGGTTGTCTATGCCGCCGAGTTCTTCCGGTGGTACGCCGAGGAGGTGGTGCGCACTGAGGGCTCGTACGGCGAGGCGCCGGCCGGCGGTGTACGGACCATCGTGCACCACAAGCCCGTCGGGGTGGCGGCCCTGGTGATTCCGTGGAACTTCCCCGCCGCGATGGCCACCCGCAAGATCGCCCCAGCCCTTGCCGCGGGATGCACCGTTGTTCTCAAGCCGGCCGCCGAGACCCCGCTGACCGCGATCGCGATCGCCGACTTGCTCGCCGAGGCCGGCCTACCGGCCGGCGTCGTCGAGTTGGTCACCACCACCCACGCCGGCGCCGTCGTGACCGCGTGGCTCGAGGACGACCGGGTGCGCAAGGTGTCCTTCACCGGCTCCACCGGCATCGGCCGGTTGCTGCTGCATCAAGCCGCCGACCGTGTCGTCAACACCTCCATGGAGCTCGGCGGCAACGCCGCTTTCATCGTCACCGAGGATGCCGACCTCGTCGACGCCGTCGCCGGGGCGATGATCGCCAAGTTCCGCAACGGCGGGCAGGCGTGCACCGCTGCGAACCGGATCTACGTGCACCGTGACGTCGCAGACGCCTTCGTCGCGCTGGTCGGTGCCCAGGTCGAGAAGCTGAGCGTCGGTGCGGCGAATGACGGCAACATGATCGGCCCACTCATCAGCGCCGCGGCGGTGAGCCGCGTCGGTGCAGCCGTGGACCGGGCGATCGAGGAGGGCGCACGGGTCGCTGCGCGAGCACAACTGCCCGACGCACCCGGGTACTTCTACCCGCCGACCGTCCTCACCGACGTGCCCTCTACCTCCTCGATCCTGGCTGAGGAGATCTTCGGTCCAGTGGCTCCCATCGCGACCTGGGACGACGAACAGGAGCTGCTTCGCCAAGTGAACGGTACTGAGTACGGCCTCGCCGCGTACGTCTACACCGGTCACCTCGAACGAGGGCTCCGCCTCGGCGAGCGTATCGAGGCTGGCATGGTCGGCATCAACCGCGGCATCGTCTCCGATCCCTCTGCGCCGTTCGGTGGCGTCAAGCAGAGCGGCCTGGGCCGTGAAGGCGCTCGCGAAGGGCTCCGTGAGTTCCAGGAGACCCAGTACCTGAGTATCAGCTGGGACGACTGA
- a CDS encoding hybrid sensor histidine kinase/response regulator, with translation MRVERPSPAVVALWVAMTVLVFAHLMVGYGTAFDVTYLAAVWLAPVVAWIGTARRPPGARLVPGLIAAGLTASAVGDLVWDLYAWSGLEPDVSLADIPYFLSYLGIGGAVAIVMFGRRGLPSTDVESALDALTIVVVSMMVFWTVSIREIMADDTMPRLTQAVLAAYPIADAVLLALLLRAISVRHSRQRLGFGLALGAVCWLISDVAYYGLDVTEPVAGSNDIGWMVGAILMSTATLRPVSPPTPETAEPPSHRAPLGRLGIAIVPLLVPPAIMIVNQAIGRSPHVVEVSVGMTALVAIAFVRMGRMLQWEVVARRELAAARDVALEASRSKSTFLATMSHEIRTPMNGVIGLTGLLEATDLDERQRQYAEGVSSAANALMTIINDILDFSKVEAGRLDLETIDFDLVQVVEEVAELIAEPAQSKGLELLAYCSPELPTCLRGDPSRLRQVLLNLASNAVKFTARGEVLVRASLEASLQDGPEAGAEAGVVVRFEVTDTGIGVEEADRERLFEPFSQADSSTTRRYGGTGLGLAISEHLVTAMGGQIGVDSRPGLGSTFWFTLPLGLAEDLSASTPRGTEDIAGLRVLVVDDNQTNRMILHDQLTAWGLHVDLAEDGPHALAALADAHRTHHPFDLAVLDLCMPDMDGLELAHRISSDPTLTGLAMALLTSGGEISQTDARAVGITASMTKPVQLSRLRATLQDIIGTRRPHTPLHIPTTPAGRGRILVVEDGEINQLVAVGILEHLGYTTDVADNGVTALSAMGRTRYDAVLMDVQMPGMDGYQATREIRRLEGDVHHTPIIAMTASATNDDRDRCLAAGMDDYISKPVNPHTLETVLSRWATST, from the coding sequence GTGCGAGTCGAACGTCCGTCACCGGCAGTCGTCGCCCTGTGGGTGGCGATGACCGTCCTCGTGTTCGCCCACCTGATGGTCGGCTACGGCACCGCGTTCGACGTCACCTACCTGGCCGCCGTCTGGCTCGCTCCCGTGGTCGCCTGGATCGGCACCGCGAGGAGGCCGCCCGGGGCCCGGCTCGTGCCGGGCCTCATCGCGGCCGGCCTCACCGCCTCCGCCGTCGGCGACCTCGTGTGGGACCTGTACGCGTGGTCCGGCCTGGAGCCCGACGTCTCACTCGCCGACATCCCGTACTTTCTCAGCTACCTCGGCATCGGCGGCGCGGTCGCGATCGTGATGTTCGGCCGTCGCGGCCTGCCCAGCACCGACGTCGAGTCCGCGCTGGACGCGCTCACCATCGTGGTGGTGAGCATGATGGTGTTCTGGACCGTGTCGATCCGCGAGATCATGGCCGACGACACCATGCCGCGGCTGACGCAGGCCGTCCTCGCCGCCTACCCGATCGCCGACGCGGTGCTGCTGGCGCTGCTGCTGCGCGCCATCTCCGTGCGCCACAGCCGGCAGCGGCTCGGGTTCGGGCTCGCGCTCGGAGCGGTCTGCTGGCTGATCTCCGACGTCGCGTACTACGGGCTGGACGTCACCGAGCCGGTCGCCGGATCCAACGACATCGGCTGGATGGTCGGCGCGATCCTGATGTCGACCGCGACGCTCCGCCCGGTGTCGCCCCCGACACCCGAGACCGCCGAGCCGCCGTCCCACCGGGCCCCGCTGGGTCGGCTCGGGATCGCCATCGTGCCGCTGCTGGTCCCGCCGGCCATCATGATCGTCAACCAGGCCATCGGGCGGTCGCCGCACGTGGTCGAGGTCTCGGTAGGCATGACCGCGCTGGTCGCCATCGCCTTCGTGCGGATGGGCCGGATGCTCCAGTGGGAGGTCGTCGCGCGTCGGGAGTTGGCGGCGGCGCGGGATGTGGCGTTGGAGGCGTCCCGGTCGAAGTCGACGTTCCTGGCCACGATGAGCCACGAGATCCGGACCCCGATGAACGGGGTGATCGGGTTGACCGGGTTGTTGGAGGCCACCGATCTCGACGAGCGGCAGCGTCAGTACGCCGAGGGCGTGAGCAGCGCCGCGAACGCGTTGATGACGATCATCAACGACATCTTGGACTTCTCCAAGGTCGAGGCGGGCCGGCTGGACCTGGAGACCATCGACTTCGACCTGGTCCAGGTGGTCGAGGAGGTCGCCGAGCTGATCGCCGAGCCGGCCCAGTCGAAGGGGCTGGAGCTGTTGGCCTACTGCTCCCCCGAGCTACCGACCTGCCTGCGCGGGGACCCGAGCCGGCTACGGCAGGTGCTGCTCAACCTGGCCTCCAACGCGGTCAAGTTCACCGCCCGCGGCGAGGTCCTGGTCCGCGCCAGCCTCGAAGCCAGCCTCCAAGACGGTCCCGAAGCCGGCGCCGAAGCCGGTGTGGTGGTGCGGTTCGAGGTCACCGACACCGGGATCGGGGTCGAGGAGGCCGACCGGGAACGACTCTTCGAACCGTTCTCCCAGGCCGACTCCTCCACCACCCGCCGCTACGGCGGCACCGGCCTCGGCCTGGCCATCAGCGAACACCTGGTCACCGCCATGGGCGGCCAGATCGGCGTGGACAGCCGCCCCGGCCTGGGCAGCACCTTCTGGTTCACCCTGCCCCTGGGCCTGGCCGAAGACCTCTCCGCCAGCACCCCCCGCGGCACCGAGGACATCGCCGGCCTCCGGGTCCTGGTCGTCGACGACAACCAGACCAACCGGATGATCCTGCACGACCAGCTCACCGCCTGGGGCCTGCACGTTGACCTCGCCGAAGACGGCCCCCACGCCCTGGCCGCCCTCGCCGACGCCCACCGCACCCACCACCCCTTCGACCTGGCCGTCCTGGACCTGTGCATGCCCGACATGGACGGCCTCGAGCTGGCCCACCGGATCAGCAGCGACCCCACCCTGACCGGCCTCGCCATGGCCCTGCTCACCTCCGGCGGCGAGATCAGCCAGACCGACGCCCGCGCCGTCGGCATCACCGCCTCCATGACCAAACCCGTCCAGCTCTCCCGCCTGCGCGCCACCCTCCAAGACATCATCGGCACCCGCCGCCCCCACACCCCCCTCCACATCCCCACCACCCCCGCCGGCCGCGGCCGGATCCTCGTGGTCGAAGACGGCGAGATCAACCAACTCGTCGCCGTCGGCATCCTCGAACACCTCGGCTACACCACCGACGTCGCCGACAACGGCGTCACCGCCCTCTCCGCCATGGGCCGCACCCGCTACGACGCCGTCCTCATGGACGTCCAGATGCCCGGCATGGACGGCTACCAAGCCACCCGCGAGATCCGCCGCCTCGAAGGCGACGTCCACCACACCCCCATCATCGCCATGACCGCCTCCGCCACCAACGACGACCGCGACCGCTGCCTGGCCGCCGGCATGGACGACTACATCTCCAAACCCGTCAACCCCCACACCCTCGAAACCGTCCTCAGCCGCTGGGCCACCAGCACCTGA